A stretch of Elgaria multicarinata webbii isolate HBS135686 ecotype San Diego chromosome 5, rElgMul1.1.pri, whole genome shotgun sequence DNA encodes these proteins:
- the GJA8 gene encoding gap junction alpha-8 protein, which produces MGDWSFLGNILEEVNEHSTVIGRVWLTVLFIFRILILGTAAEFVWGDEQSDFVCNTQQPGCENVCYDEAFPISHIRLWVLQIIFVSTPSLVYLGHAAHHVRMEEKRKEREESERAQRGEENSPHNTDPISIKETSPKGTKKFRLEGTLLRTYICHIFFKTLFEVGFIVGQYFLYGFRILPLYRCGRWPCPNLVDCFVSRPTEKTVFIMFMLAVASVSLFLNLVEVSHLGLKKILHAFKRSAEQPPAETPEKPLHSIAVSSIQKVKGYKLLEEEKPAFHYFPLTEVGVEATPIPPSFNDFEEKISMERLKDLSRAFDEQLPSYAHMDEQDEEKTEVGEELEQEMAEEAPESRVEQLTEKAEEKVEEKLVGEEQELEPPGEDLPLPSSDLTADTRPLSRLSKASSRARSDDLTV; this is translated from the coding sequence ATGGGTGACTGGAGTTTCTTGGGGAACATTTTAGAAGAGGTAAATGAACACTCCACTGTCATCGGGAGAGTCTGGCTTACAGTTCTCTTCATTTTCCGAATCCTGATCCTAGGGACGGCCGCAGAGTTTGTATGGGGAGATGAACAGTCAGACTTTGTGTGCAATACCCAACAGCCGGGCTGTGAGAACGTCTGCTATGACGAGGCCTTCCCCATCTCCCACATCCGTCTCTGGGTCCTGCAGATCATCTTTGTCTCCACACCCTCCCTGGTTTATTTGGGCCATGCCGCGCACCATGTAAGGATGGAAGAGAAACGGAAAGAACGGGAAGAGTCAGAGCGGGCTCAGCGAGGTGAAGAAAATTCACCCCATAATACAGACCCAATATCCATCAAGGAAACAAGCCCCAAGGGAACCAAGAAGTTCCGCCTCGAGGGAACACTTCTTAGAACCTACATCTGTCACATCTTTTTCAAAACCCTCTTTGAGGTGGGCTTCATTGTGGGCCAGTACTTCCTATATGGCTTCCGAATTCTTCCCCTTTACCGCTGTGGCAGGTGGCCTTGCCCCAACCTTGTTGACTGTTTCGTGTCCAGGCCTACTGAAAAGACTGTTTTCATCATGTTTATGTTGGCTGTGGCATCAGTGTCCCTCTTCCTCAATCTTGTGGAAGTCAGCCACTTGGGCCTTAAGAAGATACTGCATGCTTTCAAGAGATCGGCAGAACAACCGCCTGCAGAGACCCCGGAGAAGCCCCTCCACTCGATTGCTGTTTCATCCATCCAAAAGGTCAAAGGCTACAagttgctggaggaggagaagccagCATTCCACTACTTCCCTTTGACAGAAGTGGGAGTAGAAGCCacgcccattcccccctctttcaaTGACTTTGAGGAGAAGATCAGCATGGAACGCCTGAAAGACCTCTCCAGGGCCTTTGATGAGCAATTGCCATCCTATGCCCACATGGATGAACAGGATGAGGAAAAAACGGAAGTGGGAGAGGAGCTGGAACAAGAAATGGCAGAGGAGGCACCAGAATCGAGGGTGGAACAGCTGACagagaaagcagaagaaaaagttGAAGAGAAGCTTGTGGGGGAGGAACAAGAGCTAGAGCCACCAGGAGAGGACTTGCCCCTACCATCTTCTGATCTTACAGCTGACACAAGACCCCTTAGCAGGTTAAGCAAAGCCAGCAGCCGGGCCCGGTCAGATGATCTGACTGTATGA